One region of Zerene cesonia ecotype Mississippi chromosome 15, Zerene_cesonia_1.1, whole genome shotgun sequence genomic DNA includes:
- the LOC119832218 gene encoding monocarboxylate transporter 1-like → MDRARLSPSPDRANNRPLQGGPSGTVDTSVPPAEALNDPETPRPAPHALPCIPESEPLLRDPLSVSEVPRKNGRLLHVQFDAQSPPAAVSVSSSSSSSDDEDVSIAEARPPDGGWGWVVVFASFMVNLIADGITFSFGVFFPHFLEYFGEGKGKTAWIAGIFMAMPLLSGPIASFLTDRYGCRRMTIFGSILAAIGFVISAFVDNMETLFLTFGIMAGFGLSLCYVAAVVIVAYYFEKKRSLATGISVCGSGIGTFIFAPLTYVLLDEYGWRGTTLILAGFFLNMAVCGLLFRDLPWTATMNEERAKERKRRRERKRNKRFGSSVDSFSDSKSSAAGSSKVGDNVDIEAVTTSIVPQFSSLVDLPTFMTGDEGVSLEIFEMMSNKGRAYAILAQNYPGVMLPSRSFSDSGRLHEQSPPKALMSPSCMSPGPTSPATASNATTTNTSRAPLNDKAALSLWLRRQGAGSTKKPPAFLKDLRIHRHSLTYRGAMLNINRYRLRASSCPNIFRNSMTTIAKEKVQWYAGLWDFWDLVVDVLDFSHFRNPAFLVFAISNFLLYMWYDVPYVYIADNGMSMGFNESQSSMLISIIGILNMFGEILLGWVGDWECVNPSLVYAGCMVLCGIVTLLVPLLTSYITLAAASGAFGAFIAANYSLTSIILVEQITLEKFTNAYGLLLLMQGVANLVGPPLAGWVYDMTNSYDLSFYLAGVFIGLSGLVLLILPLVKISRRYNRRKRRPVHEDAKVNGVVKQNGKIMA, encoded by the exons ATGGACCGCGCGCGCCTCTCGCCGTCGCCGGATCGCGCGAATAATAGGCCGCTCCAAGGAGGACCCAGCGGAACCGTCGACACGTCCGTCCCGCCCGCGGAGGCCTTAAACGACCCAGAGACTCCGCGGCCCGCGCCGCATGCGCTGCCTTGTATTCCCGAGAGCGAGCCCCTGCTCCGCGACCCGCTCAGTGTTAGTGAAGTGCCGCGAAAAAACGGACGATTGCTCCACGTTCAGTTTGACGCTCAATCACCCCCCGCGGCGGTCTCGGTTTCCAGCTCCAGCTCGAGCTCTGATGATGAAGACGTCTCCATTGCAGAGGCTCGGCCCCCCGACGGGGGCTGGGGATGGGTCGTCGTGTTTGCCTCTTTCATGGTTAATCTTATCGCGGACGGTATCACCTTCAGTTTTGGTGTGTTCTTTCCACATTTTCTCGAGTACTTTGGCGAGGGTAAGGGAAAAACCGCCTGGATTGCTGGCATCTTTATGGCGATGCCGCTGCTATCCGGCCCCATTGCAAGTTTTCTGACTGATAGATATGGTTGCCGGCGTATGACCATTTTTGGGTCCATACTAGCAGCAATAGGATTTGTAATCTCAGCTTTTGTGGACAATATGGAAACATTGTTCTTGACGTTCGGAATTATGGCCGGTTTTGGATTGAGTTTATGTTACGTTGCAGCCGTAGTTATAGTAGCATACTATTTTGAGAAAAAGCGATCATTAGCGACTGGAATTTCTGTCTGTGGTAGTGGTAttggtacatttatatttgcacCATTGACGTATGTTTTGCTCGATGAGTACGGATGGCGTGGTACTACACTCATTCTAGCAGGATTTTTCCTAAACATGGCAGTGTGTGGTTTGCTATTCAGAGATTTGCCATGGACAGCCACAATGAATGAAGAGAGGGCGAAAGAGCGAAAAAGAAGACGAGAAAGAAAACGAAACAAACGCTTTGGCTCTTCCGTTGATAGTTTCTCTGATAGTAAAAGTAGTGCTGCAGGTTCTAGTAAAGTAGGAGATAATGTAGACATTGAAGCCGTGACAACATCAATTGTACCACAATTCAGTTCACTTGTCGACTTACCTACTTTCATGACAGGAGATGAAGGTGTATCcttagaaatatttgaaatgatgTCTAACAAGGGACGTGCTTATGCGATTCTAGCTCAGAACTATCCAGGCGTGATGTTGCCATCAAGGAGTTTTAGCGACAGCGGCCGCTTGCACGAACAATCTCCGCCAAAGGCGCTTATGTCACCTAGCTGTATGTCCCCGGGACCAACATCACCAGCTACCGCATCCAATGCAACAACGACAAATACCTCAAGAGCGCCCCTTAATGATAAAGCAGCGTTATCGCTGTGGCTTAGAAGACAAGGAGCTGGCTCCACTAAAAAGCCACCAGCGTTTTTGAAGGATTTACGAATACACAGACATTCTTTGACGTATAGGGGTGCTATGCTCAATATTAATCGTTATAGATTAAGAGCTTCGTCTTGTCCCAATATTTTCAGAAACTCCATGACTACCATTGCTAAAGAAAAG GTACAGTGGTACGCCGGTCTCTGGGACTTCTGGGACCTCGTCGTGGACGTCCTCGACTTCTCCCACTTCCGCAACCCCGCGTTTTTGGTGTTCGCCATCTCGAACTTCCTGCTGTACATGTGGTACGATGTACCATACGTGTACATTGCGGATAACGGTATGAGCATGGGTTTCAACGAATCGCAGTCGTCTATGCTGATATCTATCATTGGAATCTTGAATATGTTTGGCGAG ATCCTTCTCGGCTGGGTGGGCGACTGGGAATGCGTGAACCCCAGTCTAGTATACGCCGGTTGCATGGTGCTATGTGGCATCGTCACCCTGCTGGTGCCTCTCCTAACTTCATACATCACGCTAGCAGCCGCGTCTGGGGCATTCGGCGCGTTCATTGCGGCCAATTACTCCTTGACCAGTATCATACTGGTGGAACAGATAACGTTGGAGAAGTTCACGAACGCGTACGGGCTGTTACTGCTGATGCAGGGTGTCGCCAATCTGGTGGGACCGCCGCTCGCTG GTTGGGTGTACGACATGACGAATTCCTACGACCTATCGTTCTACTTGGCGGGCGTGTTCATAGGACTGTCGGGGCTGGTCCTACTCATACTGCCGCTCGTGAAAATCAGCAGGAGATACAATCGACGCAAGCGCAGACCAGTACACGAAGATGCGAAAGTTAACGGCGTTGTGAAACAAAATGGGAAGATCATGGCTTAA